AAAAATTTATCAAATATAAAAGGAGCTAAAACATCTACTTTAGATGTGATTACTTGGAAGCAGCAGTGTTATGATGCTATGAATGATGATTTTAATACGCCTATTTTAATTTCAAACTTATTTGAAGCAGTTAAGAATATCAATCTTTTAAAAGAAGGAAAAGCCAGTTTAACACAAGAAGATTTAGATTTATTTACAAATGCTTTACACGCTTTTGTTTTTGATGTGTTAGGTTTGGTAACCGAAACTTCTTCCCAAGGTTCTGATAAGTTAGAAGGAGTAGTAAATATGTTAATAGGTATGCGTAAGCAGGCTAGAGACAATAAAGACTGGGCTATGAGTGATTTGATTCGTGATGAATTAAAAGCTTTAGGAATACAGTTAAAAGATGGTAAAGAAGGAACTACTTTTATTGTAGAATAATATAAAATGGATAAATTGAAAAACATATTGGTATTTCCATTTATCCTATTGATAAGGTTTTATCAAGGAGCTATTTCTCCTTTTACACCTGCCACGTGTAGATATCAGCCCACTTGTTCAAGTTATAGTATAGAAGCTTTGCAAAAGCATGGCATTATTTATGGTGGATGGTTGGCTATAAAAAGAATTGCTAGTTGTCATCCGTGGGGAGGAAGTGGATATGATCCTGTGCCCCAAAAAAAAATAAAAAATAAATTATGAATGTATTAGCCATTACTTGGGATCCAGCATTGGGAATAGATCTAGGTTTTTTTGTTATAAGGTATTATAGCTTAATGTTTGTGATAGCCTTTGCTTTAGGATATCAAATCATGAAAAGAATTTTTATTCATGAAAAAGTTGAGTTAGAAAAGTTAGATAAATTATTGATGTACGTGGTTTTTGCTACCATTTTAGGAGCAAGATTAGGACATGTTTTCTTTTATGATTGGGCTTATTTTAGTCAACATCCAGAAGAAATATTATTGCCATTTAAGTTTCAGCCAACATTTAAATTTACTGGTTTTGCAGGATTGGCGAGTCATGGGGCAGCTATCGGAATTATTGCCTCTTTATGGTATTTTTCTAAAAAAGTAATGCATAAACCTTTGTTGTACATTTTAGATAGGGTTGGGATTACCGTGGCCATTGCAGGATTGTTTATTCGTTTAGGAAACTTGATGAATTCAGAAATTATAGGTCATGCTACTGGAACTAATTACGGACTTATATTTGCGCAATTAGGAGAAAATTTTCCTAGACACCCAACACAATTATACGAAGGATTTGGATATTTATTGGTCTTTGGAATTTTGTTCTATATGTACTGGAAAACAGATGCGGCACAAAAACAAGGATTGTTATTCGGAACTTTTTTCGCTTTGTTATGGTCTGTTCGTTTTGTGGTTGAATTTTTTAAAGAAGCACAGGTTGATGATAGAGCCAGTTGGGCATTAAATACAGGACAACTTTTAAGTATCCCTTTGATTATTATAGGGATTTACTTTATGGTAAAAGCTAAAAAGAAATAAATAAACGGCAACTTCGGTTGTCGTTTTCTTTTTATATACAACTTGTTTATCTTTAACCTAAACCTATGATGTTATGAAAAACTTAGTATTGGCTAGTTCAGGAAGTGTACATGGATCTGGATATTTAGAATATTTATTACCTACTGTAGATAAACTGTATAAGGATGTGGAAGAGATTTTATTTATTCCTTATGCACAACCTAGTGGTATTAGTTATGATGATTATACCGATGCTGTACAAGAGGCGGTTAGTACTTTAGGAATAGAAGTAAAAGGGATTCATGAGTTTAAAGATGCTAAAACAGCTATTAAGAATGCAAAAGGAATTTTTGTAGGAGGAGGAAACACTTTTTTATTAGTAAGTAAGTTATATGAATTTGATTTGTGGGACTTGTTAAAAGAGGTTATAGTACAAGGAACCCCTTATTTAGGAACTAGTGCAGGATCTAATATAACAGGTTTAACCATGCATACTACTAATGATATGCCTATAGTATTACCTCCAAGTTTTAATACATTAGGAATAGTACCTTTTAATTTTAATGCACATTTTATTCCTGCGGATACAAATTCTACTCATAGAGGGGAAACTAGAGAAACTAGGATAAAAGAATTTCAGTCAATTGTTTCTATACCTGTATTAGGAATTAAAGAGGGGAGTTGGTTAAGAGTAAAAGGAGATGATATTTTTTTAAGGGGAGGTAAAGAAGCCTATTGGTTTGAAAATAAAGAAATAAAAATAATTGATACCAATACCAATATAAAAGCATAAAAAAAAGCTGAGCATTTGCTCAGCTTTTTTTATTTAATAATTTATTCTGTCTACTACTTCTAAACCATAACCTGTAATTCCTACACGTTTTTGTTTTGCAGGAGAATTGGTTAAAAGTTTTAGTTTGGTAATATCAATATTGTGTAAAATTTGTGCCCCAATACCAAAATCTTTTTCATCCATAGGATTAACAGTTGGTTCTTGTGGCGCAATTCCTTTTTGTTTGTTTTTAAGGTCTGTAAGACGTTTTTTAAGGTTAAAGGTTAATTGCTCTTGGTTAATAAAAACTACAGCTCCTCTTCCTTCTTTATTAATTTTATCAAAAACTCTAGCCAACTTGTCTTCTGGACCAGTAGTTAATGTGTTTAAGATGTCGTTACCAAAAGCATTTGGAGTTACTTTACACAATACTTCTTCATCTTTACCCCAAGATCCTTTGGTAAGTGCTAAGTGAATTTGATTGTTTGTTGTTTGGTTAAATGCTCTTAATCTAAAAGTTCCAAAACGAGTTTCTATATCAAAATCTTCAATTTTTTTAATTAAAGAATCGTGTTGCATACGGTAAGAAACCAAGTCTTCAATAGAAATTAATTTTAAATCAAATTTATCGGCAACTTCTCTTAAACGTGGCAAACGAGCCATGCTACCATCTTCATTTAAAATTTCTACTAAAATTCCCGCTGGTTTTAATCCTGCCAAACGAGCTAAATCTACACTAGCTTCTGTATGACCAGTTCTTCTTAAAACTCCACCTACTTTTGCTTTTAATGGAAAAATATGTCCAGGTCTTCCTAAATCAGAAGGTTTGGTTTCGTTTTGTGTTAAGGCATAAATGGTTTTTGCTCTGTCGTGAGCAGAAATTCCAGTTGTACATCCCTGTCCAATTAAATCTACAGAAACGGTAAACTGAGTATGGTGTAAAACGGTATTGTTATCTACCATCATGTTTAAATCTAGTTCCTCACAACGCTCTTCAATTAAAGGAGCACAAATTAATCCACGACCGTGTTGAGCCATGAAGTTAATCATTTCAGGAGTTACTTTTTCTGCAGCAGCAATAAAATCACCTTCGTTTTCTCTGTCTTCATCATCAACAACAATAATCATTTTTCCATTTCTAATGTCTTCAATGGCTTCTTGTATTGAATCTAACTTTATTTTGGTAGTATTTTCGGTATTATTCATCTGTTTTTTTAAGTCTGTTGAATAGTTTCTTAAACGGGGTTAAAATTACGTCAAATTTAATGAATCCCATATCTTTAGCAGCACTTATCGTAAAAATAAAAGCCAATGGAAGCATGATTAATGTTCCAGACCATCCTCCTAAAATTGCACTGATTTTACTTTCTTCTGCTATGTTTTTACCAAATGTATTGATAAAGTGATAGGCTACATAAATAATAATAGCCATAATCATAGGCAATCCAAAACCTCCTTTTCTAATAATAGATCCTAAAGAAGCCCCTACAAAAAAGAGCAAAAGGCATGAAAAAGAATTAGTTAGGATATAATGAAATTGATAATCGTGATTGTTTAAATCTTTACGCTTTCGTTTAAAGTAATCTTTATATCCTTGAACGTTGGTGATTTTGTTTTTAACAGTTCTAGATGCTTGTTCTAAAATGTTTACTTTTTCTCTAGTATGAAAATTGTCTAAAATATTTTTACGTAACTCTTTGGCTTTTACAGTGTCTATTTTTTTAGACATGTCTGATACCAAAATGTTAGACTGCATAGATTTAAATTTGGTGTCGATAAATTTATCGTAAGAATATTTTAAACTATCAGAACTAGCTTCTAGCTGTCCCATGTTTTTCATGGTGTAGTGATGTTTATATTTTTCTTCTTCTAAATCTTTACTAGTTAAATCAGAAATATCAATATTTACGGTGTACTTATCAAACTTAGCCATAGAAGAGGGCATTCTTAACCTATCTCTACGCTTTTTTTGATCATTACTATGGTCTTGAAAGTAATAACCATCATCTAAAATCAAGGTCATGTACTTACTTCCTTCCTCTGTGGTAATTTCTCCTCTTTTTGCTGTGATGATTGTTTGATCGTCTTTAGTTCCTTGGGTTTCAATAATCAAAACATCTTTTAATAAGTTGTTTTCCTCCCCATATTTTTTAGCAAATTTGATGCTATAATTAGGAATTTCATCATTAAAACTACCTTCTACCAAAGCCATGGTAGGTTGTGTTTTTTTGATGTTTAATAATAAATTCTTTTGTTTTAAACTGGCGTAAGGATAGGTGTAGTTGATTAAGAAAAAGTTAGCTACCGTAATTAATCCAACACAAACAATTAGTGGTCTTAAGAACCTGAAAAATGAAATTCCGGCAGATTTAATTGCTGCAAACTCATAGTTTTCTCCCAAATTACCTAAAGTCATAATAGAAGATAATAGAACAGATATAGGTAAGGCCTGTGGAGCAACAAATAAACACATGTACCAAAGGAATTTTCCTATAATACTAAGTTCTATTCCTTTACCTGCAATATCATCAAAAACCAACCAAAGAGCTTGCATTACCAATACAAACATCACGATGGTGAATGAAGCTAAAAAGGGAACTAAAAAGCTCTTAATTAAATATTTGTCTAAGGTTTTCAACAAAAAGTTGGGTTAGTCATTAATATAATACCCTAATGATTCATATTTAGCTTTGTTAAAAGCAAAAGTATTAGGTGCTAATTGTTGATTTGTTTTGTAAGAAGTAATGGTAAAGTTGGTATCTGTTCCATTAGTTCCTACTTCTGTTAAAGAAGTAATTTGATTATTTTGTGTGTTTACACCTAATAATATATGCGAAACCTCTTCTGATTTTTCAGTTGGAGTTAGTTTAATGAACTGTACGCTACCTTCTTTTTTATCTAATTGATAAGTGTATCCTTTTTTATAAAAGCTTAATAATTTTGAAGGAGTGATGCTTTCATCGCTAATGTCTGATGATGGTGTGATGTTTACTTCTTCATTTTCTGGAGAAATAACATAATTATTCTTTTCATCAAAAAGGATGATGTTGTTTAAGTAGTTTAATACATATTTATCACCTTGTATAACGGCAGAACCTTTACTAGTTTGTTTAATGTTTACTGCTTTGTTTTCTAAAGTATGCGTAAACTCAATAGTAATGTTTTTATACTGTTCTAGTTCGCTAGAAACTTTGTCTAAAATAGCTTGAGCTTTAGGAGCGTTTTGTGAAAAAGCTAAAGTACTAACGAATAGGGTAAAAGCTATTATGATATTTTTTCTCATGTTAATTGTTTTTTTCATCGGCTAATAATTGATCTAAAGAAGTTAAATCGGTAACTAAAACTTGTCTTGCTTTACTTCCCTCAAAAGAACCCACAATTCCTGCTGCTTCTAATTGATCTATTAATCTTCCTGCTCTGTTGTAGCCTAATTTTAATTTACGTTGTAATAATGAAGCCGATCCTTGTTGTGCAATTACAATGGTTTCTGCTGCTTCTCTAAATAATTTATCTCTATCGGCAATGTCAATATCAAGTTCTGTACCACTTCCATCTTCTCCAACATATTCAGGCAATTGATAAGCCTCTGGATAAGCTCTTTGTGAACCAATAAAATCGGTAATTTTTTCTACCTCAGGAGTATCAACAAAAGCACATTGTACACGAATTAAATCGTTTCCACTAGAAATTAATAAATCTCCACGTCCAATTAATTGATCGGCACCTGGCGCATCTAAAATGGTTCTAGAATCTATTTTAGA
Above is a genomic segment from Wenyingzhuangia fucanilytica containing:
- the yidD gene encoding membrane protein insertion efficiency factor YidD, coding for MDKLKNILVFPFILLIRFYQGAISPFTPATCRYQPTCSSYSIEALQKHGIIYGGWLAIKRIASCHPWGGSGYDPVPQKKIKNKL
- the lgt gene encoding prolipoprotein diacylglyceryl transferase; the encoded protein is MNVLAITWDPALGIDLGFFVIRYYSLMFVIAFALGYQIMKRIFIHEKVELEKLDKLLMYVVFATILGARLGHVFFYDWAYFSQHPEEILLPFKFQPTFKFTGFAGLASHGAAIGIIASLWYFSKKVMHKPLLYILDRVGITVAIAGLFIRLGNLMNSEIIGHATGTNYGLIFAQLGENFPRHPTQLYEGFGYLLVFGILFYMYWKTDAAQKQGLLFGTFFALLWSVRFVVEFFKEAQVDDRASWALNTGQLLSIPLIIIGIYFMVKAKKK
- the pepE gene encoding dipeptidase PepE; its protein translation is MKNLVLASSGSVHGSGYLEYLLPTVDKLYKDVEEILFIPYAQPSGISYDDYTDAVQEAVSTLGIEVKGIHEFKDAKTAIKNAKGIFVGGGNTFLLVSKLYEFDLWDLLKEVIVQGTPYLGTSAGSNITGLTMHTTNDMPIVLPPSFNTLGIVPFNFNAHFIPADTNSTHRGETRETRIKEFQSIVSIPVLGIKEGSWLRVKGDDIFLRGGKEAYWFENKEIKIIDTNTNIKA
- the ribB gene encoding 3,4-dihydroxy-2-butanone-4-phosphate synthase, whose protein sequence is MNNTENTTKIKLDSIQEAIEDIRNGKMIIVVDDEDRENEGDFIAAAEKVTPEMINFMAQHGRGLICAPLIEERCEELDLNMMVDNNTVLHHTQFTVSVDLIGQGCTTGISAHDRAKTIYALTQNETKPSDLGRPGHIFPLKAKVGGVLRRTGHTEASVDLARLAGLKPAGILVEILNEDGSMARLPRLREVADKFDLKLISIEDLVSYRMQHDSLIKKIEDFDIETRFGTFRLRAFNQTTNNQIHLALTKGSWGKDEEVLCKVTPNAFGNDILNTLTTGPEDKLARVFDKINKEGRGAVVFINQEQLTFNLKKRLTDLKNKQKGIAPQEPTVNPMDEKDFGIGAQILHNIDITKLKLLTNSPAKQKRVGITGYGLEVVDRINY
- a CDS encoding LptF/LptG family permease, encoding MKTLDKYLIKSFLVPFLASFTIVMFVLVMQALWLVFDDIAGKGIELSIIGKFLWYMCLFVAPQALPISVLLSSIMTLGNLGENYEFAAIKSAGISFFRFLRPLIVCVGLITVANFFLINYTYPYASLKQKNLLLNIKKTQPTMALVEGSFNDEIPNYSIKFAKKYGEENNLLKDVLIIETQGTKDDQTIITAKRGEITTEEGSKYMTLILDDGYYFQDHSNDQKKRRDRLRMPSSMAKFDKYTVNIDISDLTSKDLEEEKYKHHYTMKNMGQLEASSDSLKYSYDKFIDTKFKSMQSNILVSDMSKKIDTVKAKELRKNILDNFHTREKVNILEQASRTVKNKITNVQGYKDYFKRKRKDLNNHDYQFHYILTNSFSCLLLFFVGASLGSIIRKGGFGLPMIMAIIIYVAYHFINTFGKNIAEESKISAILGGWSGTLIMLPLAFIFTISAAKDMGFIKFDVILTPFKKLFNRLKKTDE
- a CDS encoding LolA family protein translates to MRKNIIIAFTLFVSTLAFSQNAPKAQAILDKVSSELEQYKNITIEFTHTLENKAVNIKQTSKGSAVIQGDKYVLNYLNNIILFDEKNNYVISPENEEVNITPSSDISDESITPSKLLSFYKKGYTYQLDKKEGSVQFIKLTPTEKSEEVSHILLGVNTQNNQITSLTEVGTNGTDTNFTITSYKTNQQLAPNTFAFNKAKYESLGYYIND